The DNA region GTATGCTTTTGATGCCGATTATGCATCGAAGTTTCATAAAATTATGAATCAGATAGCTATAGGGAAAGAATCTGTAAATGGTATTGAAAAGTATTTACTTAATAATATTGCCACTTATCCAAAGAATACTATCAAACTAAATTTCATTACAAATCATGATGAAAACTCTTGGAATGGAACGGAATTCGAACGAATGGGCAAAAGTTTCAAAACCTTTGCTGCATTGTCTTTTGTTATTCCAGGCCTACCCTTAATTTATTCAGGTCAAGAGGTTGGATTAAATAGAAGACTCAAGTTTTTTGAAAAAGAGGAAATCAGTTGGAATGACTCTTTAGGTTTGACCCCATTCTATAAGAAATTGGTTGAATTAAAGAAGACTAGTTCAGTGCTAGCTGCTGGCGAGAAAGGAGCTGACATTTTCAGAATCAAATCATCAAACGATTCATGTGTTTTTTCCTTTTTAAGGAAGAATGAGACCGAAAAACTTTTCTCAATCTTTAATCTTTCTAATAAAAATATAAAGGTCACATTTGAAGGTGATGAGTACGCAGATTTATTTAAAGACTTTATGTCTGGCGAAACAAAAACATTTGTCAAAGGTGAAGAGGTAAATCTTAAACCATGGGAATTTCATATTTACCTAAAAAAATGATTCTATTTATTTGATTGATAATGCTTTTGTAAAAATTCTGGTTAAATAGTATTATTATAGTGAAACAAGTTCTAAATTTGGTACAATATTGTATTTATATATTAAAATAACTGTAGCTAATATTTATGTAAAATGAAAAAAATACTCTTAACAATGATACTGTTTTCATTGGTAGCTTACGTTTATTCGCAAAATAAAGTGATACCAAATCCTGCATCTTTGTACACCAAATTTTTAGGGTATAAAACAGAGATGAAAACCGATAGTAATGGTAATCAGATAAAAGTATGTATTTTCCCTAATAATACTGAATGCGATGAGTGGGCGTTTTTTCGAGGTAAGTGTGGATCTGAATTCTCCTACTGTGCGCTAAAAGGATGTGATGCAGAAACCGACTCAACTGATACTGCACAGTTTGGCGTTTGTGTATGTACTGATTCTCTAGGGAAAAAGATGAAAATTTCTTTGCTTGATTTTATGATGCAGCATGGTGATACATTATATAAGGAGTCGAGGATAGATAGAATGAAATAGTTTAATAGACAAAATTTAAAAAATAGAGGGTGTCCAAATAATGGACACCCTCCTTCTTTTTATGCTATTTTGAATCTAATGTAAAGAATCCTTTTGAAGCATATTTTATATTGATAGTTATATAATAGAATTTACTGTTTTGTTACTTTCAATGAGTGATTCTTAACGCCATCGTTAACAATTATTATATATACACCATTGCTGAAATTAGAAAGATCAATTTCCTTTGATGTCTCATCTGTAACATTTGGTCTTGAGTAAATCTTAGCTCCAGTTATTGAGTAAACATCAATTGATCTAATGCTTCCTTCGCTTCTTACAGTAATAATACCAGTTGTAGGATTTGGGTAAGCGCTAATCATTTCGTTATTCTCAATATTTTGGTCAAGATCTTCAGTTCTTGGTGAAGCTACTCCTGAGAATGTTAACCTGATGTTGGGGCGGTAACTTGAAACAGTTGCAGTACCTGTTGGGGCTGAATTATCAGCTCTGATGTACATGTGTTTGCTTGTTGCAGAAGTGTAACGACAAGCTGGACCTGTACTTGTACCTGCACCAGTTCCTGTGTAGTTCGTCTCAACAAGAACCAATACATTGTTTGCGGTATAGTTAAATGTTGTAGATAGGCTGAATGCCTTCCATGCATTAGCTGTTGTTCCAGCCATAGTACCGTTATAAACTAATGTAGCACCTGAAATTGCTGTTGCCCATGTTGAAGCGGTAATGGTAGTAGCGGTTGTGGTCTTAATGTAAATCTTTACAGGAACGTTGTATGATAAGGTTATTGTGGGATACCACTCAACCTTATTGATTGTTCCTGTTCTACCAATTTCAGCAGATGTGTAAAGTGATGCGCTTCTCTCGTAACCGTAGTAGCAGCTTAGTGGATATCCCTGTGTTGCAGTTCCAGTACCAATTATTACAGTTGTTCCTGTACCTAATGTTGTGAAAGAAACCTGTGAGCCGTAAGCTGTTCCGTTGGCATTAATTGCATAAGCTCTTACATAGTAAAGAGTACTTGCAGCAAGTCCTGTCATGGTTGAAGTGTATGTTCCTGTTCCTGATCCTGTTACCACCTTGCTGTTTGCAGTTGTTGGATTTGCAGTTGTTGCATAGCAAATGCCTCTTTCAGTAACGGTTGCACCACCATCGGCAGTTACATTACCACCACTTACCGCAGAACTTGAAGTAATGCTTGTTGCGGCGGTTGTAGTAACAGTCGGGATTGTTGAGCCACCGCTTGTTATTGAAATATTATCGATATACCAGTAGTCAATCTGGTATAGGTCACCATCAGCAACAAGGGCAAAATAGGTATTGTTTGAGTTTAGATTGGTTGTAACAGGAACGCTAACGGTAGTAGCTGCAATATCGGTAGCTGTAGTTGCAACAGACCAGCTGGTATTTGTCCAAGTTGATTTGTCATTCGATGTTTGTAGGCGTAAAGTAACACCAGTAGCATAAGCATTTAGCATGTGTTTGAATGAGAATGTTACTTGGCTAACCCCAACGGTATTAACAGGAGCAGTAATAATTCTTGTTGTTCCTGGGTTAATTTGTTGGTATGTACACATTAATTCGTAAGCAGCACCACCTGCGGTTGCAGTATTCGACATGCTCCAACGCTCGGTAATACCTGTTCCAACATTTTGAGTTGTCCATTGGCTTGGTAGTGTTGATGCAGCAAAATTCTCGGTTACTGGGAGAGTCAATGATATTGGATTTGCTGAGGTCGTAAAAGTCATATTGAGACCATAGGTAGTACCATAGGCGTTAACAGCTTTTACCCTATAATTATAAGTGGTGCTGGCGGTCAGTCCTGTTAAAGATGCAGTAACACTGGTTGCAGATGCACCAGTTAATGTATTAGGTGTACCGTTTATAGTACTTCCGTAGCTGGTTGTTAAACCATACTCAAAAGTAACTGTGGTTGAAGCATTATTTGCATTAACTGTACCATTTAAAGTAGCAACATTATTAGTAACTCCAGATGCAGCAACTGTAGTTGCAGTTGGAGCTGCAGGAGGTGTGTTTTGATAAACCATATAGCAAACGGAGCAAGCTACACGTGCTGCTGTTACAGCAGTTCTCATATATCCACTTTCTCCCCATGTTGGACCCCATGAATTTCTCAAAATCCAGTAGTCACCAGCAGTTGCATCGTGTCCCCAACCTACTAATGCAACAGCATGGTTAGTTGTTGTGTAATCGCAAGGACTACCAGGGCAAGATGTTGAAGCATCTGTATATATACCCCCACTGTAGTTTTGCCATGCAGTTGAAACATAAACAGCAACATCAACAACGCCGTAGGTCATAATGGCTGTTTTGATTGCCTCAATATCTGAACAAGGAACTCTATACCAAGCATTGAATTTAGTCTTAGGAGCATTAGTAGCTGCTGCTGGACATGTTTGAGGATCGGTAGCTGAGTATGGGAAGTATGATTCAGCTACTGTTCCAATGTCAACTAATGCTTGAAGTTCAGAATAGGTATAGTCTGCTCCGCCACATCCACCAAAATGGCTACTATATGCTGACATGGTACCTAAACACCAAACTATGTAAGATTCAGCAAAATCAGATGTGTTTGAATCATATAGACCTGTTGCAAAATTGTAAGTACCCTCAGCGCAGGCAGATGCTCCAAATGCATAGCATGATCCGCAGCTACCTTGATCGCGAACTGCTCCTATATATGAATGTCCGTTGTAGCTTCTCCAGTCGAAAGAGGTTGGATTGACTTTAGACGCAACGAAGCTAGGATTATCCTTAGCTATTTCATAAATATCCTTTCCAGGACCTCTTGTTTCCAGTTGCATTCTATCACCATTTTTTTCCATTAGATCTTGTAAGGACATTCTTTCTTTAACACCCTTAACTTCGCGAGTACAAACTGCATACTCAGTTACAAATCCGTTGATTTTTTCTGTAACTGTTTCAATTTTGTACCCTTTTTTTGCTGCATAAGAATACTCTTGTGCAACTTTACCTTTATAAAAATCCCATGCATTTACCGTTTGGCCTGATGGGAGGGTGCACATACCAACTTCATTACCTTGTTTGTCGGTTTGAATTGAGTACTTGTATCCCAAGGTTTCACAATAGGTCGCAGCCGGGCTTTTAAACCCTTTTTGTGCGAAAGTGGTCATACAAATCACTATGAATAGTACAACCAATTTAATTTTTTTCGTCATAAAATATTTAGATTAAATTAAAAAATAGTGCATACAAGTTAAAATATTTATATAGCATAGCAAAGTGTCATAAAAAAAGATATCGAAATATTCTATAATTATTTAGTAAAATTTATATTAAATGAAGCATTAATATATTCTATTATATGTTTTTATTCAAACTTAAAAATCAATTTCAAAGAACGATATCTTTTAAATATTAGTTTGCTCAAGAATCCTTATGAAGTATTTGCTTAGGTTTAAAGAAAAACTTGTAGAGGAAATCATTTTTTGTCAAAAGGATATTGTCCAAATCCAGATAGCAAAATTGTACTATATGTCAAATACCAAGGGGGATGCGAGAAAATCTTATAAGAATAGTAAGGAGCATTCGACTTTTAAACCCTGTGCATTCTTTATCTTAAATTCTACATCTTTAGAAGGATGATTTTTTAACAGAAATTCTATTTTTTGATCCTCTATTAATTCTGAATTTTTATTATAAAGCGATAAAAAAAGAGGCTATTATTAGCCTCTTTTTTTATTTAAGATGATATCAGATTGCTATTTTTTAACAAATCTGGTTGTAAGAGGTCCTTTTGAATCATCAACAGAAAGGATGTAAACACCAGAAGGTAATTCTGAAACATTAATTGATTTTTCAGTTTTATCAATGTTTTCAGTTTTTACAAGTGAACCATTTGTATTGTAGATTTTAACCACACCAATCATAGCACCATTGCTGAGTTTAACATTGATAGTGTTATTGCTTGGATTGGGATAAACAGATATACTTGTAGGTAGCTCTTCAGCATCAATGTTGTCACTTTTAGGCGTTGCAGTGCCTAGTATATTTACAGTGTAATCCTCAACTTCGCCATAGCTGAAAGTTTCACATGCGGTTGGAGCTGAATTATATTTCATCGTCACGCGCATTCTAGTTGAACCTAATGTTGCAGTTGTTGGAACTGTGAAGGCTTTGCTAAGAGT from Bacteroidales bacterium includes:
- a CDS encoding DUF333 domain-containing protein, which codes for MKKILLTMILFSLVAYVYSQNKVIPNPASLYTKFLGYKTEMKTDSNGNQIKVCIFPNNTECDEWAFFRGKCGSEFSYCALKGCDAETDSTDTAQFGVCVCTDSLGKKMKISLLDFMMQHGDTLYKESRIDRMK
- a CDS encoding DUF333 domain-containing protein yields the protein MTKKIKLVVLFIVICMTTFAQKGFKSPAATYCETLGYKYSIQTDKQGNEVGMCTLPSGQTVNAWDFYKGKVAQEYSYAAKKGYKIETVTEKINGFVTEYAVCTREVKGVKERMSLQDLMEKNGDRMQLETRGPGKDIYEIAKDNPSFVASKVNPTSFDWRSYNGHSYIGAVRDQGSCGSCYAFGASACAEGTYNFATGLYDSNTSDFAESYIVWCLGTMSAYSSHFGGCGGADYTYSELQALVDIGTVAESYFPYSATDPQTCPAAATNAPKTKFNAWYRVPCSDIEAIKTAIMTYGVVDVAVYVSTAWQNYSGGIYTDASTSCPGSPCDYTTTNHAVALVGWGHDATAGDYWILRNSWGPTWGESGYMRTAVTAARVACSVCYMVYQNTPPAAPTATTVAASGVTNNVATLNGTVNANNASTTVTFEYGLTTSYGSTINGTPNTLTGASATSVTASLTGLTASTTYNYRVKAVNAYGTTYGLNMTFTTSANPISLTLPVTENFAASTLPSQWTTQNVGTGITERWSMSNTATAGGAAYELMCTYQQINPGTTRIITAPVNTVGVSQVTFSFKHMLNAYATGVTLRLQTSNDKSTWTNTSWSVATTATDIAATTVSVPVTTNLNSNNTYFALVADGDLYQIDYWYIDNISITSGGSTIPTVTTTAATSITSSSAVSGGNVTADGGATVTERGICYATTANPTTANSKVVTGSGTGTYTSTMTGLAASTLYYVRAYAINANGTAYGSQVSFTTLGTGTTVIIGTGTATQGYPLSCYYGYERSASLYTSAEIGRTGTINKVEWYPTITLSYNVPVKIYIKTTTATTITASTWATAISGATLVYNGTMAGTTANAWKAFSLSTTFNYTANNVLVLVETNYTGTGAGTSTGPACRYTSATSKHMYIRADNSAPTGTATVSSYRPNIRLTFSGVASPRTEDLDQNIENNEMISAYPNPTTGIITVRSEGSIRSIDVYSITGAKIYSRPNVTDETSKEIDLSNFSNGVYIIIVNDGVKNHSLKVTKQ